The following are encoded together in the Gasterosteus aculeatus chromosome 7, fGasAcu3.hap1.1, whole genome shotgun sequence genome:
- the LOC120822926 gene encoding olfactory receptor 2A7-like, whose translation MENISALTPLKQPIVFHLEGFYVLPGHGPFFFSLLLLYYAVTLWANGSVLCVIVTDQNLHRPMYVLVCNLAVCDLLGATAVAPRLMMHFLTGQRKIAYVPALAQAFSVHMYGVAVQTVLGVMAYDRYIAVCEPLRYHAIMTGARLHSCLALAWSVAVLLIALLFIFHMNSPLCGNVIQHVYCSNRGILNLACGPTPLNNIYGQCIAANASPAVFTILNQQNNAVCSVCFCRSLHELGAADSGMRSKTFQTCAPHLVVYVLYQIASVVIICGFAGPSGLGGPGQRVLARSPLVVLGRGPDQD comes from the exons ATGGAGAACATATCCGCGCTGACGCCTCTCAAGCAGCCCATCGTGTTCCACCTGGAGGGCTTCTACGTGCTGCCGGGCCACGggcccttcttcttctccctgctgctgctctactACGCCGTGACACTGTGGGCCAACGGCAGCGTGCTGTGCGTCATCGTCACGGACCAGAACCTGCACCGGCCCATGTACGTGTTGGTCTGCAACCTGGCGGTGTGCGACCTGCTGGGGGCCACGGCGGTGGCGCCTCGCCTCATGATGCACTTCCTGACGGGCCAGAGGAAGATCGCCTACGTGCCGGCGTTGGCCCAGGCCTTCTCCGTGCACATGTACGGCGTCGCCGTGCAGACTGTTCTGGGCGTAATGGCCTATGACAG GTACATTGCCGTGTGCGAACCTCTCCGGTATCACGCCATCATGACGGGGGCTCGGCTGCACTCCTGCCTGGCGCTGGCCTGGTCCGTCGCGGTGCTGCTCATCGctctgctcttcatcttccACATGAACTCCCCGCTGTGTGGCAACGTCATCCAGCACGTCTACTGCAGCAACCGGGGCATCCTGAACCTGGCATGCGGCCCCACCCCCTTAAACAACATCTATGGTCAGTGCATCGCAGCAAACGCGTCTCCTGCTGTTTTCACGATTCTGAACCAGCAGAATAACGCCGTGTGCTCTGTATGTTTCTGCAGGTCTCTCCATGAGCTG GGCGCGGCCGACAGCGGGATGCGCAGTAAGACCTTCCAGACGTGCGCTCCCCACCTCGTGGTTTATGTTCTCTACCAGATAGCTTCAGTGGTGATAATT TGTGGGTTTGCGGGACCCTCGGGCCTGGGCGGTCCGGGGCAACGGGTCCTCGCACGATCTCCCTTGGTGGTCCTCGGAAGGGGGCCAGACCAAGACTGA
- the LOC120823110 gene encoding neuronal acetylcholine receptor subunit alpha-10-like, translated as MKLLGGSMELLFLFCVPGCLAAHGRYAQKLMSDLFTNYTSALRPVEDTDHIINVTLQITLSQIIDMDERNQILTTYLWIRQVWMDAYLTWKKEDYDGLDTIRIPSSYVWRPDIVLYNSADDEFSSSMETNVVLRNDGQVMWDQPAITKSSCSVDVAFFPFDLQQCHLTFGSWTHNGNQMDLFNALDSADLADFVPNVEWEVLGMPAKKNVILYGCCSDPYPDITFSLHLKRRASFYIFNLLIPCMMISFLAPLGFYLPADSGEKVSLGVTVLLALTVFQLLVAESMPPSESVPLIGKYYIATMTMVTASTALTIFIMNIHHCGPEARPVPSWAERFILNYLARVCFVYEAGENCLGAAAKQRPPPPQPDGKRRSWDVNGQVWAGRLVEEEGDGESAKLRRDLTTQTDWKEDMFVTVDDSEQEGAAGGGGEKKGLGGEVGGPGEEVPVRTPCQHLGLCRNVEYIANSYQDQRAGQLRVGEWRKVAKVMDRFFMWLFFVMVFFMSILILGKAI; from the exons GCTGCCTCGCCGCTCATGGTCGCTACGCCCAGAAGCTGATGAGCGACTTGTTCACCAACTACACCAGTGCTCTGCGGCCGGTGGAGGACACGGACCACATCATCAACGTGACGCTGCAGATCACGCTCTCCCAGATCATCGACATG GATGAGCGGAACCAGATCCTGACCACGTACCTGTGGATCCGCCAGGTGTGGATGGACGCCTACCTCACTTGGAAGAAGGAGGACTACGACGGACTGGACACCATCCGCATACCCAGCAGCTACGTTTGGAGACCGGACATCGTGCTGTACAACAG TGCTGACGACGAGTTCTCTAGCTCCATGGAGACCAACGTGGTTCTCCGCAACGACGGCCAGGTCATGTGGGACCAGCCGGCCATCACCAAGAGCTCCTGCTCCGTGGACGTGGCCTTCTTCCCCTTCGACCTGCAGCAGTGCCACTTGACCTTCGGCTCCTGGACTCACAACGGGAACCAGATGGACCTGTTCAACGCTTTGGACAGCGCCGACTTGGCCGATTTCGTCCCCAACGTGGAGTGGGAG GTTCTGGGAATGCCAGCGAAGAAGAACGTCATCCTGTACGGCTGCTGCTCGGATCCATACCCGGACATCACCTTCAGCCTCCATCTGAAGAGACGGGCCTCCTTCTATATCTTCAACCTCCTAATCCCCTGCATGATGATTTCCTTCCTGGCTCCGCTGGGTTTCTACCTGCCGGCAGACTCCGGCGAGAAGGTTTCCCTCGGCGTCACGGTGCTCCTGGCCCTCACCGTGTTCCAGCTGTTGGTGGCTGAGAGCATGCCGCCCTCCGAGAGCGTGCCGCTGATCG GGAAGTACTACATCGCAACCATGACGATGGTCACGGCGTCCACCGCgctcaccatcttcatcatgaACATCCACCACTGCGGCCCGGAGGCTCGGCCGGTGCCCTCTTGGGCCGAGCGCTTCATCCTCAACTACCTGGCTCGCGTCTGCTTCGTTTACGAGGCCGGAGAGAACTGCCTGGGTGCCGCCGCCAAgcagcggcctcctcctccccaaccGGACGGCAAGCGGCGGAGCTGGGACGTGAACGGGCAGGTGTGGGCGgggaggctggtggaggaggaaggagatggaGAGTCAGCGAAGCTCAGGCGGGATCTGACCACCCAGACGGACTGGAAGGAGGACATGTTTGTGACCGTCGACGACTCAGAGCAGGAAGGagccgctggaggaggaggtgagaagaAAGGCCtgggaggagaggtgggaggTCCCGGTGAGGAGGTCCCGGTGAGGACGCCGTGTCAGCACCTGGGGCTGTGCAGGAACGTGGAGTACATTGCCAACTCGTACCAGGACCAGCGGGCCGGCCAGCTGAGGGTCGGCGAGTGGAGGAAGGTCGCCAAGGTCATGGATCGCTTCTTCATGTGGCTCTTCTTCGTCATGGTCTTCTTCATGAGCATCCTCATCCTGGGAAAAGCTATTTGA
- the LOC120822513 gene encoding olfactory receptor 52N5-like, which produces MENFTFNSPTLQLEALNISKAFFYPVFIFLLFSYLFIIIANVGIAAVILLDKSLHQPMYLLFCNLPLNDLLGNSILLPRLLLDMLRPRSELFISYYECVVQAFTTHVFGTTSNTVLMIMAFDRYVAICYPLQYNMIMTNKMVMKLTASAWGVALVLVGILLGLTLRLNRCRTLITNPYCDNASLFKLSCESVLINNIYGLTFTVVLLTGSIGSMVITYTKITVVCLTSNSKSLNSKALKTCSTHLVVFLIVVLSALSNIVLHRFPQYSDYRKLSSILFHIVPGSLNPIIYGVQSKEVQHFLFKWFQSKKVLPLL; this is translated from the coding sequence ATGGAAAACTTCACCTTTAACAGCCCCACGCTTCAGCTGGAAGCTTTGAACAtttcaaaagcatttttctACCCTGTCTTTATCTTCTTGTTGTTCTCCTACCTGTTCATCATTATCGCAAATGTCGGCATTGCTGCTGTTATTTTGTTGGACAAGAGCCTTCACCAGCCCATGTATCTCCTGTTCTGCAACCTGCCGTTGAACGACCTGCTCGGTAATTCTATCCTGCTGCCTCGTTTGCTTTTGGACATGTTGAGGCCTCGCTCTGAGCTCTTCATCAGTTATTACGAATGCGTGGTCCAAGCTTTCACCACTCACGTGTTCGGCACCACCAGTAACACCGTGCTGATGATTATGGCCTTTGACAGATACGTGGCCATCTGTTATCCTCTGCAATATAATATGATAATGACAAACAAGATGGTGATGAAGCTGACGGCGTCGGCCTGGGGAGTGGCTCTTGTTTTGGTCGGGATTCTACTTGGTCTGACCCTCCGTCTGAACCGATGTAGGACTCTAATCACAAATCCCTACTGTGACAACGCCTCGCTGTTTAAGCTGTCCTGTGAGAGTGTGTTGATTAATAATATCTACGGACTCACCTTCACTGTAGTTCTGTTGACAGGTTCTATCGGCAGCATGGTTATCACCTATACAAAGATCACAGTCGTGTGTCTCACTAGTAACAGCAAGTCTCTGAACAGTAAAGCCCTGAAGACCTGCAGCACTCACCTGGTTGTGTTTCTTATTGTGGTTTTAAGCGCGCTATCAAACATAGTTCTGCATCGCTTCCCTCAGTACTCTGACTACAGAAAACTCAGCAGCATTTTGTTTCACATTGTCCCTGGCAGCCTCAACCCCATCATTTATGGAGTGCAGTCCAAAGAAgtacaacattttttgttcaagtgGTTTCAGTCCAAGAAAGTTTTGCCATTATTATAA